A genomic stretch from Pirellulales bacterium includes:
- a CDS encoding BBP7 family outer membrane beta-barrel protein produces MQLARLKMWLLMTTVVLVGIGSARAQDWTPFGPSNVRYDLDLFAPPDLSAYADWPRPNEGFFFQYDRLYWSISGPRRTPIGQGGTALGFFNGPPQFDPTAQNPSLIVTPYASTADTGFIKADQVWGNRYELGFMEDNKGWLVSIMNLQKQTQQMIAGSTAATVGGLPAGQTIIFRDPQGLLFGFVDTNGDGVDDDLNSATLFNPPPGKFPAGTFGVFGRPLPANLNFNLAPPGSITPTTYAGFTDFGDEVALVPLFNSITAINQTSMVGTEIDRTWRYPTTKYGVWDGFFGVRWLLFRDVFDVLAINDTPSNGTVPVGLPGASFWDTTVDNNMFGPQLGFRYSHEVARFNIQCEGRFMAAINFQSTHLNGEIASALNPLTVDPINEPLLLVRTSFASWKYDETFSPVGELRVNVNYQLTKAVAIQAGYNAILGGGISRASRRIDYVLPALQINNFNKNDVFFTNGINLGITFNR; encoded by the coding sequence ATGCAGCTAGCTCGCCTAAAGATGTGGCTGTTGATGACGACCGTTGTCCTGGTCGGCATTGGTTCTGCGCGGGCCCAAGATTGGACGCCGTTTGGCCCCAGCAACGTGCGTTACGATTTGGATTTGTTCGCCCCGCCGGATCTTAGCGCGTACGCAGATTGGCCGCGGCCCAACGAAGGATTTTTCTTCCAGTACGATCGGCTGTACTGGTCGATTTCCGGTCCCCGCCGCACGCCGATTGGCCAAGGCGGAACCGCGCTAGGGTTCTTCAACGGACCGCCGCAATTCGATCCCACCGCCCAAAACCCGAGCCTCATTGTTACCCCTTATGCGAGCACGGCCGATACCGGATTCATCAAGGCCGACCAAGTTTGGGGAAACCGTTATGAATTGGGCTTCATGGAAGACAACAAGGGCTGGCTCGTCAGCATTATGAATCTGCAAAAGCAAACGCAGCAAATGATTGCCGGCAGCACGGCGGCGACTGTCGGAGGACTTCCCGCGGGCCAAACCATAATATTCCGCGATCCTCAAGGATTGTTGTTTGGCTTTGTCGACACCAATGGCGACGGCGTCGACGACGACTTGAACAGTGCAACCCTATTCAATCCGCCGCCGGGCAAATTCCCGGCAGGGACATTCGGCGTGTTTGGCCGACCACTCCCGGCCAATTTGAACTTCAATTTGGCGCCACCGGGGAGTATCACTCCGACAACTTACGCCGGCTTCACCGATTTCGGCGATGAAGTGGCCCTGGTGCCGCTATTCAATTCCATTACCGCAATCAATCAAACCAGCATGGTTGGCACGGAAATCGATCGCACCTGGCGTTACCCAACCACCAAGTACGGCGTATGGGACGGATTCTTCGGAGTGCGGTGGCTGCTATTTCGCGACGTGTTCGACGTCCTGGCGATTAACGATACACCCAGTAATGGCACAGTGCCTGTCGGGTTGCCGGGTGCCAGCTTCTGGGACACCACGGTCGACAACAACATGTTCGGCCCGCAACTCGGCTTCCGTTACAGCCACGAGGTGGCCCGGTTCAATATTCAATGCGAAGGACGCTTCATGGCGGCCATTAACTTCCAATCGACGCACTTGAACGGCGAAATTGCTTCGGCGTTGAATCCGCTGACGGTCGATCCCATTAATGAGCCATTGCTCCTAGTGCGCACGTCATTTGCCAGTTGGAAGTACGATGAAACATTCTCGCCCGTGGGTGAATTGCGTGTGAACGTGAATTACCAACTCACGAAGGCCGTAGCCATTCAGGCGGGTTATAACGCCATTTTGGGCGGCGGCATCAGCCGTGCCAGCCGGAGAATCGATTACGTGCTGCCGGCACTACAGATTAATAATTTCAACAAGAACGATGTGTTCTTCACGAACGGCATCAACCTCGGCATTACCTTCAATCGGTAA
- a CDS encoding SDR family oxidoreductase — protein sequence MIPAKVALITGSGKRRIGWHIAEALAKRNYAIAVHYRSSATEAAETVRHLRTLNVEAEAFGADLTDEESVRMLTQAVLAKFGRIDVLVNTAAAWKSKPLEDVTAADVRGFLETNTLATFLCCQHVGLAMAKQADGGAIVNFGDWATVRPYVNYAAYFPSKGAIPALTRTMAVELGTRNPRVRVNCIMPGPVLLPPDLPAAEREQAIQATLVKHEGSPQNIVQAVLHFIENDFVAGACLPVDGGRSIYALDSEV from the coding sequence ATGATACCGGCAAAAGTGGCCTTAATTACTGGCAGTGGCAAGCGTCGCATAGGTTGGCATATTGCGGAGGCATTGGCAAAACGGAATTACGCCATCGCCGTGCATTACCGCAGTTCTGCCACGGAAGCTGCGGAAACCGTCCGGCATTTGCGCACGCTGAATGTCGAGGCCGAAGCGTTCGGCGCCGATTTGACGGACGAAGAATCGGTTCGCATGCTCACCCAAGCGGTGCTGGCCAAATTCGGCCGCATCGATGTGCTGGTGAACACCGCCGCCGCCTGGAAAAGCAAGCCGCTGGAAGATGTCACCGCCGCCGATGTACGCGGTTTTTTGGAAACCAACACGTTGGCAACCTTTTTGTGCTGCCAGCATGTCGGGCTGGCCATGGCGAAACAGGCTGACGGCGGCGCCATTGTCAACTTCGGCGATTGGGCCACCGTTCGGCCCTATGTGAATTACGCCGCCTATTTTCCGTCCAAGGGCGCTATTCCCGCACTCACTCGGACGATGGCCGTCGAACTGGGAACTCGTAATCCGCGCGTGCGGGTAAATTGTATTATGCCCGGGCCCGTTTTGCTTCCGCCCGATTTGCCAGCCGCCGAACGAGAGCAAGCCATTCAGGCCACGTTGGTCAAACACGAAGGCAGCCCGCAGAATATCGTTCAAGCGGTGCTGCACTTTATCGAGAACGATTTTGTCGCCGGCGCGTGCCTGCCGGTCGATGGCGGCCGCAGCATCTACGCGCTGGACAGCGAAGTGTAA